A single window of Sporomusaceae bacterium DNA harbors:
- the rph gene encoding rifamycin-inactivating phosphotransferase, whose protein sequence is MTRYVLFFAEVNRSSLPSVGGKGANLAELWHIPGIAVPEGFCVTTDAYAAFVDTSTEFGELIKTLGTIDAESLAELRPAGERIRTHLEALAIPAPIEQAIVHAWHKTGSGHHYAIRSSATAEDLPGASFAGQQDTFLNIVGETNLLECVRKCWASLFTDRAIAYRRRNGFDHAKVQLAVVVQRMVFPEVSGIMFTADPVTGNRAVVSIDASFGLGEALVSGIVSADLYKVRDDKIIAKKIARKEVSIRAVPGGGTEKTPIAGDRQTEPALSNEDAVRLARMGRNIEEHFGRPQDIEWCLADGEIRIVQSRPITTLFPVPPTDDGNLHLFLSIGHPQMMTAAMKPLGISTLRTLVPFRKPLPHAESELLLEAGSRLYLDITPVLAYREVRKRLPALLLNVDEAIGRAVEEFVGREDFLLNAPPEKKLPVSLARTAFPTVFAILENILYRDNDHVIADLNRFIADRINENRTKLQTVTGPERIALIQEILSSLLPSVFTRLAPYMVPALATYKLIGHLSRKWLGDTAELGSISKSPPGNVTSEMGLALGDVADAARDHPAAVEYLGQANDETFLDGLRAVPGGEHVLPALVNFFARYGMRCTGEIDLTRPRWRESPTQLVPALLSHVDGLSPGQHRRDFIAGKEEAEAAAARLLGRLRQTPGGLFKAKRMQRLIQVHRALIGIREHPKYFLVQHLDIAKQALMLEAASLAADGVLEAPEDIFWLSLPEIARTVETRRVDKALLAERREQYDRDTKLTPPRAMTSEGEIIAAKPRADAPPGALAGSAVSAGVVEGRARVILRLEDAQMTKGDILVAPYTDPGWTPLFPLAAGLVTEVGGLMTHGAVVAREYGIPAVVGIDGATVKIKDGQQIRVDGTRGFVEILH, encoded by the coding sequence ATGACCCGATACGTTCTTTTCTTCGCCGAAGTAAATCGCTCCAGCTTGCCCAGCGTAGGGGGCAAAGGGGCCAACCTCGCCGAACTGTGGCACATACCCGGGATCGCGGTACCGGAGGGGTTCTGCGTAACCACGGACGCATATGCCGCCTTCGTCGACACCAGCACGGAATTCGGCGAACTTATAAAAACCCTGGGCACGATCGATGCCGAATCGCTGGCGGAACTCAGGCCGGCCGGCGAGCGGATCCGCACCCACCTGGAAGCCCTCGCCATCCCCGCCCCGATTGAGCAGGCTATCGTGCATGCCTGGCATAAAACCGGTTCAGGCCATCACTACGCCATCCGCTCCAGCGCTACTGCCGAAGACTTGCCCGGAGCCTCCTTCGCCGGTCAACAGGATACCTTCCTCAACATCGTCGGCGAGACGAACCTTCTCGAATGCGTTCGCAAATGCTGGGCATCCCTGTTCACCGACCGGGCCATCGCTTACCGCCGGCGGAACGGCTTTGACCACGCCAAGGTGCAGTTGGCCGTCGTCGTGCAACGGATGGTTTTCCCCGAAGTATCAGGTATAATGTTCACCGCCGATCCCGTCACCGGAAACCGCGCCGTCGTCTCCATCGACGCGAGCTTCGGCCTGGGGGAAGCGCTGGTATCCGGCATAGTGTCCGCCGATCTGTATAAAGTGAGAGACGACAAAATTATCGCCAAAAAAATCGCCCGCAAGGAAGTCTCCATCCGTGCCGTCCCCGGAGGTGGTACGGAAAAAACGCCCATCGCCGGCGACCGACAGACTGAGCCAGCCCTCTCGAACGAAGACGCAGTCAGATTGGCCCGCATGGGGCGCAATATCGAAGAACACTTCGGCAGGCCGCAGGATATCGAATGGTGTCTCGCCGACGGCGAAATACGCATTGTTCAGAGCAGACCGATTACAACCCTCTTCCCCGTCCCCCCCACCGACGACGGCAACCTGCATCTCTTCCTGTCGATCGGTCATCCCCAGATGATGACCGCTGCCATGAAACCTCTGGGAATCTCCACCCTGCGAACCTTGGTACCGTTCCGCAAACCATTGCCTCATGCCGAAAGCGAACTGCTTCTTGAAGCAGGCAGCCGGCTATACCTAGACATCACTCCTGTGCTCGCTTATCGGGAAGTAAGGAAGAGGCTGCCCGCCCTGCTGCTAAATGTCGATGAAGCGATCGGCCGGGCGGTAGAAGAATTCGTCGGTCGGGAAGATTTCCTCCTAAACGCCCCGCCGGAAAAAAAGCTGCCCGTCAGCCTCGCCCGAACCGCTTTCCCGACCGTTTTCGCCATCCTGGAAAATATCCTGTACCGCGACAACGATCACGTAATAGCCGATCTCAACCGGTTTATCGCCGACCGGATCAACGAAAACAGAACCAAGTTGCAAACCGTGACCGGCCCGGAGCGAATCGCCCTGATCCAGGAAATATTATCTTCCCTCCTGCCGTCGGTCTTCACCCGTCTTGCCCCTTACATGGTGCCGGCCCTCGCCACCTACAAGCTCATCGGGCACCTCTCCCGCAAATGGCTGGGCGACACCGCCGAGCTAGGAAGCATCAGCAAATCTCCTCCCGGCAACGTGACCAGCGAAATGGGGCTGGCGCTCGGCGACGTGGCCGACGCGGCGCGCGACCATCCGGCGGCTGTCGAATACTTGGGGCAGGCGAACGACGAGACCTTTCTCGACGGATTGCGGGCAGTTCCAGGTGGTGAGCATGTCCTGCCCGCTCTCGTTAACTTCTTCGCCCGCTACGGGATGCGCTGCACCGGCGAGATCGACCTCACCCGGCCGCGTTGGCGCGAATCTCCTACCCAACTGGTGCCTGCCCTTCTCAGCCATGTCGACGGCCTATCGCCTGGTCAACATCGCCGGGATTTTATCGCCGGCAAAGAGGAGGCCGAGGCCGCCGCCGCTCGCCTGCTCGGCCGCCTCAGACAGACCCCCGGGGGGCTGTTCAAGGCGAAGCGCATGCAGCGACTCATCCAGGTTCACCGCGCGCTTATCGGGATAAGGGAGCATCCCAAATACTTTCTCGTCCAGCACCTCGACATCGCGAAACAGGCGCTCATGCTGGAAGCCGCCAGTCTGGCCGCCGACGGGGTACTGGAAGCCCCGGAGGACATTTTCTGGCTGTCGCTACCGGAAATCGCCCGCACCGTCGAAACCCGGCGGGTGGATAAGGCGCTCCTCGCCGAACGCCGGGAGCAATACGATCGCGATACAAAACTGACACCGCCCCGCGCCATGACCAGCGAAGGCGAAATTATCGCCGCCAAGCCTCGCGCCGACGCCCCGCCGGGTGCGCTGGCGGGCAGCGCAGTATCCGCAGGTGTCGTAGAAGGTCGGGCCAGAGTTATTCTCAGGCTCGAAGACGCGCAAATGACCAAAGGCGATATCCTGGTAGCCCCATATACCGACCCCGGCTGGACCCCGCTATTCCCGCTCGCAGCCGGTCTTGTCACCGAAGTAGGCGGCCTGATGACCCACGGAGCCGTCGTCGCCCGCGAATACGGCATCCCCGCGGTAGTCGGCATCGACGGGGCTACCGTCAAAATCAAGGACGGACAGCAGATCAGGGTCGACGGCACCCGTGGCTTCGTAGAAATACTGCACTAA
- a CDS encoding tripartite tricarboxylate transporter permease, giving the protein MNEIQSLMQGFALAVTPANLMFGFLGAVLGTAVGVLPGLGPAATISLLLPLSYALGSPLTSIIMMAGIYYGAMYGGSTTSILLNMPGEAASVVTCIDGYQMAKKGRAGAALGMAAVGSFVAGTVGILGLSFIAPPLARFALNFGPAEYFSLTVLGLMLAAYLSGRSIIKGVLMVVFGLLLATVGLDPISGKERYTFGTMILMDGLDFLTLAMGVFGIGEILINLEEKIKNELVTTKITNIWPTLADWARSKWSVLRGSLVGFFVGLLPGGGAVIASLVAYAVEKKASSEPEKFGQGAIEGVAGPESANNAAASASFIPMLTLGIPGNPAIAMIYAALLIQGVQPGPFLIQDHPDVFWGVIASMYIGNVILLVLNLPMVGLWVQMLKIPYAILAPTVVLICSVGVYSIKNNVTDVVMMLVFGIMGYILRKLDFELGPLLLAFVLGGILEKSLSQALLISNGKFSVFLTRPISATLLGLVALLIVLPPLFSLARRVKTKSASG; this is encoded by the coding sequence ATGAACGAGATACAGTCTCTAATGCAAGGCTTCGCTCTCGCGGTGACGCCGGCGAATCTGATGTTCGGTTTCCTGGGTGCGGTGCTGGGCACAGCCGTGGGCGTGCTGCCCGGCCTGGGGCCGGCAGCCACGATTTCGCTGCTGCTGCCGCTCAGTTATGCACTGGGATCGCCGCTCACTTCGATCATCATGATGGCGGGTATTTACTACGGTGCGATGTATGGAGGCTCGACGACCTCGATCCTCTTGAACATGCCCGGTGAGGCGGCGTCGGTGGTCACGTGCATCGATGGCTACCAGATGGCAAAGAAGGGGCGGGCCGGTGCGGCTCTCGGCATGGCGGCCGTCGGCTCGTTCGTCGCCGGTACGGTCGGTATTCTCGGTCTGTCGTTTATCGCCCCGCCATTGGCGCGGTTCGCTTTGAACTTCGGACCTGCCGAGTATTTTTCCCTCACCGTCCTCGGGCTGATGCTGGCGGCTTATTTATCCGGCCGTTCAATCATCAAAGGGGTGCTGATGGTCGTCTTTGGCCTGCTGCTTGCGACCGTGGGTCTCGACCCAATCAGCGGTAAGGAGCGCTACACCTTTGGCACGATGATCCTGATGGACGGGCTGGATTTCCTCACACTGGCGATGGGCGTGTTCGGCATCGGCGAGATTCTCATCAACCTCGAGGAAAAGATCAAGAACGAGCTGGTGACGACGAAGATCACCAACATCTGGCCGACGTTAGCCGATTGGGCCCGTTCGAAATGGTCCGTGCTGCGCGGTTCGCTGGTGGGATTTTTCGTAGGGTTGCTGCCGGGCGGCGGTGCGGTTATCGCGTCACTGGTGGCGTACGCGGTGGAGAAGAAGGCTTCGAGCGAACCGGAGAAGTTTGGCCAGGGAGCTATAGAAGGGGTGGCGGGGCCGGAGTCGGCGAACAACGCGGCGGCCAGCGCCTCCTTTATACCGATGCTGACCCTCGGCATACCGGGCAACCCGGCGATTGCGATGATTTATGCCGCCCTGCTCATCCAGGGCGTCCAGCCGGGGCCGTTCCTGATTCAGGATCATCCCGACGTTTTCTGGGGCGTTATTGCCTCGATGTATATCGGCAATGTAATTCTGCTGGTGCTCAATCTGCCGATGGTCGGCCTGTGGGTTCAGATGCTGAAGATACCGTATGCAATTCTGGCGCCGACGGTTGTGCTGATCTGCTCCGTGGGGGTCTACAGTATCAAGAATAACGTCACCGACGTCGTGATGATGCTGGTATTCGGCATTATGGGCTATATCCTGCGCAAGCTCGATTTCGAGCTTGGCCCGCTGCTGCTGGCGTTTGTGCTCGGCGGCATCCTGGAAAAATCGCTCAGCCAGGCGTTGCTGATTTCCAACGGCAAGTTTTCCGTCTTTCTCACCCGGCCGATTTCGGCCACCCTCCTCGGGCTTGTCGCGCTGCTGATCGTTCTGCCGCCGCTTTTTTCGCTGGCGCGCCGGGTTAAGACGAAGAGCGCGAGCGGATAG
- a CDS encoding M24 family metallopeptidase, whose amino-acid sequence MNRIDEVNIKHQRLAALMAAKGYSAVLLKKQPNFSWFTGGGRNMVGIATEMGVTSLLVTREDRYCIANKIEAARMMDEEGLADLGFKLLEHGWDEDKEAELVGKVVGDLGSVAADTGFASCKNADGEIKKLRYSLTENEIERYMFLGEKLSTVIEKVMLGIRPGDKECEVAGRVGADLWKELIDPTAIMVASDERIFQYRHPLATDKMVKRYVMVCINARYKGLITTVTRMLHFGRPDAKLVQQFLDNNEVECRMIAATKPGAPAVDAFNAALAGYREFGVADEWRLHHQGGSMGYYGRDYKVTAQTTETVAENQAFCWNPSITGTKTEDGFIATNGGPLMITRPVIYPRIKSTVDGVDFVRPGMLVID is encoded by the coding sequence ATGAACAGAATCGACGAAGTAAACATCAAACATCAGCGGTTGGCCGCCCTGATGGCGGCGAAAGGCTATAGCGCCGTCCTGCTGAAGAAACAACCGAATTTTTCCTGGTTCACGGGCGGCGGCCGCAACATGGTCGGGATAGCCACCGAGATGGGGGTTACCTCCCTGCTTGTTACCAGGGAGGACCGTTACTGCATCGCCAACAAGATCGAAGCGGCCCGGATGATGGACGAGGAGGGACTGGCAGACCTGGGCTTCAAACTGCTTGAACACGGGTGGGACGAGGACAAGGAAGCCGAACTCGTCGGCAAGGTCGTGGGCGATCTGGGCTCCGTGGCTGCCGATACGGGTTTTGCGTCCTGCAAAAACGCCGACGGCGAGATCAAGAAACTCCGTTATTCGTTGACGGAAAACGAGATCGAACGTTACATGTTCCTGGGCGAGAAGCTGTCGACGGTGATCGAGAAGGTTATGCTCGGCATCCGTCCGGGCGACAAGGAGTGCGAGGTTGCCGGCCGGGTGGGAGCAGATCTTTGGAAGGAACTTATTGACCCGACGGCGATAATGGTGGCCTCGGATGAGCGTATTTTCCAGTATCGCCACCCGCTCGCGACGGACAAAATGGTCAAACGCTATGTGATGGTGTGCATCAACGCCCGCTACAAAGGGCTGATAACGACGGTCACCCGCATGCTCCATTTCGGCAGGCCGGACGCCAAGCTGGTGCAGCAGTTCCTCGACAACAACGAGGTGGAGTGCCGTATGATTGCGGCGACGAAACCGGGCGCCCCAGCGGTTGACGCGTTTAACGCCGCCCTGGCCGGCTACCGGGAGTTCGGCGTCGCGGACGAGTGGCGTTTGCATCACCAGGGCGGTTCGATGGGCTACTACGGCCGCGACTACAAGGTGACCGCCCAGACGACGGAGACCGTAGCCGAGAACCAGGCGTTCTGCTGGAACCCGTCGATCACCGGCACGAAGACCGAGGACGGGTTCATCGCGACAAACGGCGGCCCGCTGATGATCACCAGGCCGGTGATCTATCCGCGCATAAAGTCGACCGTGGACGGGGTGGATTTTGTCCGGCCAGGCATGCTTGTCATTGATTAG
- a CDS encoding PLP-dependent aminotransferase family protein, giving the protein MYTLALDRMAKLPLIRQLYNEIRQRILDGRLPEYENLPATRKLAAHYRISRNVVMEAYDLLRTEGFVASRQGGYTFVAPGARLTSLPPSQSPALPSLLPTVGVIDFRHGLPALDLFPRAAWQKTVARTMASVPDHTLGYGDAAGCPELRTALAAYLAKTRGVSCSPDQVVVTAGATPALALIARLLLTANRKVIIGDPVNQDVFRYLGTLGCELAPVPLDAHGLQTELLSGHAANPPAFTLVTPSHQFPVGGLLPVQRRIQLINFARSTGSYIVEDDYENEYAYEGNPVSSLQGLAPEKVAYVGTFSKTLAPFLRLGYIVLPPGLLAAFHEEAWFATHQPSAVCQLALAAFIGTGQLRRHIAKMVKAYQARRAVVVRELGRRFGDTCRILSGPAGLHLTVAFDGVNFSPAVLDHLERHGVRVYAVRQHVVARDGDAFADQLILGYGSLSAEEIAVGIDRLSQAIAALP; this is encoded by the coding sequence ATGTACACCCTGGCGCTCGACCGTATGGCCAAACTGCCCCTCATCAGGCAGCTCTACAACGAAATTCGGCAAAGGATCCTCGACGGCCGGCTGCCGGAATACGAAAACCTGCCCGCAACCAGAAAACTCGCCGCCCATTACCGCATCTCCCGTAACGTCGTCATGGAAGCCTACGACCTGCTCCGCACCGAAGGATTCGTCGCCAGCCGGCAGGGCGGCTACACCTTCGTCGCTCCGGGCGCCCGCCTCACCAGCCTGCCACCGTCGCAGTCCCCCGCTCTGCCCAGCCTCCTGCCTACCGTCGGCGTTATCGATTTCCGCCACGGCCTGCCAGCCCTCGACCTCTTCCCCCGCGCCGCCTGGCAAAAAACCGTCGCCCGGACGATGGCGTCCGTTCCCGACCACACGCTGGGCTACGGCGACGCGGCCGGCTGCCCGGAACTGCGCACGGCGCTGGCCGCCTACCTTGCCAAAACCAGAGGCGTCAGCTGCTCGCCAGACCAAGTTGTCGTCACCGCAGGGGCCACCCCTGCCCTCGCCCTGATAGCCCGGCTGCTGCTGACCGCCAACCGGAAAGTGATCATCGGCGACCCTGTCAACCAGGATGTTTTCAGATACCTTGGCACCCTCGGCTGCGAGCTGGCACCCGTCCCCCTCGACGCCCACGGCCTGCAGACTGAGCTTCTCTCCGGCCATGCCGCCAACCCGCCCGCCTTTACCCTCGTCACGCCGTCGCACCAGTTCCCAGTCGGCGGCCTACTGCCTGTCCAGCGCCGCATCCAGCTAATAAACTTCGCCCGATCGACCGGCTCCTATATCGTCGAGGACGACTACGAGAACGAGTACGCCTACGAAGGGAACCCTGTCAGCTCCCTGCAGGGGCTCGCCCCCGAGAAGGTTGCCTATGTCGGCACCTTCAGCAAGACACTCGCCCCCTTCCTGCGGCTGGGCTACATCGTACTGCCCCCTGGGCTGCTCGCCGCCTTCCATGAGGAGGCCTGGTTCGCCACCCATCAACCCTCCGCCGTCTGTCAGCTCGCCCTGGCCGCCTTCATCGGCACCGGCCAGCTCAGACGCCATATCGCCAAGATGGTTAAAGCCTACCAGGCTAGACGAGCAGTCGTCGTCCGCGAACTCGGCCGCCGCTTCGGCGACACCTGCCGGATACTGAGCGGACCCGCAGGGCTGCACCTCACCGTCGCCTTCGACGGCGTAAACTTCTCACCCGCCGTTCTCGACCACCTCGAGCGCCACGGTGTACGCGTTTACGCCGTCCGTCAGCATGTCGTCGCCCGAGACGGCGACGCCTTCGCCGATCAGCTCATCCTCGGATACGGCAGCCTGAGCGCCGAGGAAATCGCCGTAGGTATCGACAGGCTCAGCCAAGCCATCGCCGCTCTCCCCTGA
- a CDS encoding Gfo/Idh/MocA family oxidoreductase, translating into MARLGVAIVGPGMVANTHVTALQAIPAARISGVYGRNPAATAEFAAKYGLRVFNSYEEALADKETDIVSICLPPGMHVDFGLQAAAAGKHLILEKPMDISVAKARKLIETYRAAKLTLAVIFQNRFTPAAQRVKAALDAGLLGDLILGDAYVKWYRSPQYYASNAWRGTWSVEGGGALINQAIHTIDLLQWFMGGVKSVSGMTRTSIHKIETEDLGVAAVEFLGGALGVIEGTTAVTPGYKERIEIHGTKGSLTMTGGLVTEWQVEDCRAEDYLDAEKVSYGATNSPAISDVNHRAQMEDIVTAVGQGRDPLVTGEEGIKSLQIVLGIYESSREGRKITLT; encoded by the coding sequence ATGGCGCGTTTAGGTGTGGCAATAGTCGGCCCCGGCATGGTGGCCAACACGCATGTCACCGCTCTGCAGGCGATACCGGCGGCCCGCATTTCCGGCGTATACGGCCGTAACCCCGCGGCGACGGCCGAGTTCGCCGCCAAGTACGGCCTGCGGGTGTTCAACTCGTATGAGGAGGCGCTGGCCGATAAGGAGACGGACATCGTCAGCATCTGCCTGCCGCCGGGCATGCATGTGGATTTTGGCCTCCAGGCCGCCGCCGCCGGCAAACACCTGATACTCGAAAAACCGATGGATATCAGCGTGGCCAAGGCCCGCAAGCTTATCGAGACATACCGGGCGGCGAAGCTCACGCTGGCGGTGATTTTCCAGAACCGTTTCACGCCGGCGGCCCAGCGGGTGAAAGCGGCGCTCGACGCCGGGCTGCTGGGCGACCTAATCCTCGGCGACGCGTATGTGAAGTGGTACCGTTCGCCCCAGTACTACGCCAGCAACGCCTGGCGCGGTACGTGGAGCGTGGAGGGCGGCGGGGCGCTGATAAACCAGGCCATCCATACTATCGATCTGTTGCAGTGGTTCATGGGCGGAGTAAAAAGCGTCAGCGGGATGACCCGGACGTCCATTCACAAGATCGAGACCGAGGACCTGGGGGTCGCGGCGGTGGAATTCCTCGGCGGCGCTCTCGGGGTGATCGAAGGGACGACAGCCGTCACCCCCGGCTACAAGGAGCGGATCGAGATTCACGGCACGAAAGGTTCTTTAACGATGACAGGCGGCCTCGTTACCGAGTGGCAGGTCGAGGACTGCCGGGCGGAGGACTACCTGGACGCCGAAAAGGTGTCCTACGGGGCGACTAATTCGCCGGCCATATCCGACGTCAATCACCGCGCCCAGATGGAGGATATCGTCACAGCCGTCGGACAGGGCCGCGACCCGCTGGTGACGGGCGAAGAGGGCATCAAGTCGCTGCAGATCGTGCTGGGTATATACGAGTCGTCCCGCGAGGGGCGGAAAATAACGCTGACATAA
- a CDS encoding DNA-binding response regulator — MNGEENAPRILIVDDDENYLSSVRRVLHGQCEILTTKDPLQALKIVEHQGPFAVIISDYRMPVMNGIELFSRILTIDKRVQRILLTGYPELQMAIDAVNHGKITAFLTKPTPSVSLRSVVLEAAQTYRESQYANGQGQENPETPDKEPAGGQSDAKLFAPLTVKEKEVLTLVAKGFSNAEISINMTITVGTVKTHINNLFWKMDVNSRTKMIAKAIDLGLIKT, encoded by the coding sequence ATGAACGGTGAAGAAAATGCCCCCCGCATACTGATAGTCGATGACGACGAGAACTACCTATCCTCGGTTCGACGCGTGCTCCACGGCCAATGCGAAATACTGACGACCAAGGATCCCCTTCAGGCGCTGAAAATTGTCGAACACCAAGGGCCTTTCGCCGTGATTATCTCCGATTACCGCATGCCGGTCATGAACGGCATCGAACTTTTTTCGCGTATCCTCACAATCGACAAACGGGTTCAGCGCATCCTGCTGACCGGCTATCCCGAACTCCAGATGGCTATCGACGCCGTCAACCACGGCAAAATAACCGCCTTCCTGACCAAACCCACCCCATCGGTTTCCTTGCGCTCGGTTGTCCTGGAAGCGGCTCAGACCTATCGGGAAAGTCAGTATGCCAACGGGCAGGGACAGGAAAACCCGGAAACGCCGGACAAGGAGCCGGCGGGCGGACAAAGCGACGCCAAACTGTTCGCCCCCCTGACCGTAAAGGAAAAAGAGGTCCTCACATTGGTGGCCAAAGGTTTCTCAAACGCCGAGATCTCCATAAACATGACCATCACCGTCGGCACGGTTAAAACCCACATCAACAACCTGTTCTGGAAAATGGACGTAAACAGCCGCACGAAGATGATCGCCAAAGCGATCGACCTCGGCCTGATAAAGACTTGA
- a CDS encoding chemotaxis protein CheW — MSMQLVVFRLCREEYAILIDKVREIINYLPVTRLPGTPAYFEGVINVRGKIVPVIDFAAKMGLSAVEDMNKQIVIVETGNKEVGLTVDTVTEVIQTVPDNFASMETSDTDNQNIRKAYKFHDRTIILLDIEQVMSGPALAG, encoded by the coding sequence ATGAGTATGCAACTGGTGGTATTCCGGCTCTGCCGTGAAGAGTACGCCATTTTGATCGATAAGGTTCGGGAGATTATCAATTATCTGCCGGTGACCAGGCTGCCTGGGACCCCCGCCTATTTTGAGGGGGTTATCAACGTCAGGGGCAAAATCGTGCCGGTGATTGATTTTGCCGCCAAGATGGGGTTGTCGGCGGTCGAAGATATGAACAAGCAGATCGTTATTGTGGAGACCGGGAACAAAGAAGTCGGCCTGACGGTGGATACGGTTACGGAAGTCATCCAGACCGTGCCGGATAATTTTGCCAGCATGGAGACGTCCGATACAGATAATCAGAACATCAGGAAGGCTTACAAGTTCCATGATCGAACCATCATCCTGCTCGATATCGAGCAGGTGATGTCGGGACCGGCGCTGGCGGGCTGA
- a CDS encoding flavodoxin family protein, with protein MKRILGIVGSPRRGGNTDLLVARVLDGARSAGASAETVYLGSLTVKECDGCHACWQGYECSKRDDMNELYRAINAADAFVLGTPVYWYGPTALMKGVVDRFVYYNCDRNRGGVSGKRAVVVVPYEEDDPATAAPVVDFFARSLRYLEMELAGTVVVGGMARKGQVMEREDALQAATELGRKLAGGPVKAI; from the coding sequence ATGAAAAGGATTTTGGGTATTGTGGGTAGCCCGCGACGCGGCGGGAACACCGACCTCCTGGTCGCCCGCGTTCTGGACGGAGCCCGGTCGGCCGGCGCCAGCGCGGAAACGGTTTATCTCGGCAGCCTGACGGTGAAGGAGTGCGACGGCTGCCATGCCTGCTGGCAGGGATACGAGTGCTCCAAACGCGACGATATGAACGAATTATATCGGGCGATTAACGCCGCCGATGCCTTTGTGCTGGGCACACCCGTGTACTGGTACGGTCCTACGGCGCTGATGAAAGGGGTCGTGGACCGGTTCGTCTATTATAACTGCGATCGTAACCGCGGAGGCGTGAGCGGCAAGCGAGCGGTAGTCGTCGTGCCGTATGAGGAGGACGATCCGGCTACAGCCGCGCCGGTAGTGGATTTTTTCGCCCGCTCGCTCCGCTATCTGGAAATGGAATTAGCCGGGACGGTGGTCGTAGGCGGGATGGCGCGTAAGGGCCAGGTGATGGAGCGGGAGGACGCTCTGCAGGCGGCGACGGAACTCGGCCGTAAACTGGCCGGCGGACCCGTGAAGGCGATCTAG
- a CDS encoding tripartite tricarboxylate transporter TctB family protein, with amino-acid sequence MKKWQRRAALAFFVIAAGAAAKAVDIGFGSFDAPGAGFFPFWLAVLLAIVAVVYYAANREADAGPQPSMAAGRFRRPAVAVVIILLYTQALDFLGFATATFFLFTAWLRGVDQERWKKVGLVAAIGTVAVYVVFAVLLHLSLPHGLLI; translated from the coding sequence ATGAAAAAGTGGCAGCGAAGAGCGGCCCTGGCCTTCTTTGTTATTGCTGCGGGCGCAGCCGCTAAGGCGGTCGATATCGGCTTCGGCAGTTTCGACGCTCCGGGGGCGGGTTTCTTTCCTTTTTGGCTGGCGGTGCTGCTGGCCATTGTAGCCGTCGTTTATTACGCAGCCAACCGCGAGGCGGACGCTGGGCCCCAGCCGTCGATGGCGGCCGGCCGTTTCCGGCGTCCCGCCGTCGCGGTGGTTATCATTCTGCTTTATACGCAGGCGCTCGATTTCCTGGGCTTCGCAACCGCCACCTTCTTCCTGTTCACCGCCTGGCTCAGAGGCGTCGACCAGGAGCGGTGGAAAAAGGTGGGGCTGGTGGCGGCAATCGGCACGGTAGCGGTTTACGTTGTTTTCGCCGTCCTGCTGCATCTGTCGCTGCCGCACGGACTGCTGATCTGA